One stretch of Roseimicrobium sp. ORNL1 DNA includes these proteins:
- a CDS encoding carbohydrate binding domain-containing protein yields the protein MNAFPKSIVQPLRSRIARVVMTAFVWGIAATFTQAQESTGGRPDLLTNAGFESGQEGWAFNCHKDKGKVAVDKEVKRTGEASIRIENSGGDDSFLKQAVKVKPKTRYRLSGYIKTKDVEVKGGQAATLALEGGFESTESAKGTGSWKKFDFEFDSGTLDTVKVGPRLGGHSSAAMGTAWYDDLKLIELGPSRNR from the coding sequence ATGAATGCGTTTCCCAAATCGATTGTGCAGCCGCTTCGCTCCCGCATTGCCCGTGTCGTAATGACCGCGTTCGTTTGGGGCATTGCCGCAACGTTCACCCAAGCCCAGGAATCCACCGGTGGTCGTCCTGACCTGCTGACCAATGCGGGTTTCGAAAGCGGGCAGGAAGGCTGGGCGTTCAACTGCCACAAGGATAAGGGCAAGGTAGCCGTGGACAAGGAGGTGAAGCGCACGGGTGAGGCGAGCATCCGGATCGAAAATTCCGGTGGTGATGACAGCTTCTTGAAGCAAGCGGTGAAAGTGAAACCCAAGACGCGCTACCGTCTCTCCGGCTATATCAAAACGAAGGACGTGGAAGTGAAGGGCGGGCAGGCCGCCACGCTTGCTCTGGAAGGTGGCTTCGAGTCCACGGAATCCGCGAAAGGAACAGGCTCGTGGAAGAAATTTGATTTCGAGTTCGACTCCGGCACGCTGGACACCGTCAAGGTCGGCCCCCGTCTCGGAGGCCACTCCAGCGCGGCGATGGGCACGGCGTGGTATGATGACTTGAAGTTGATTGAGCTGGGGCCTTCGCGGAATCGCTAG